TGATGATAAGGATGAGCAAAAGGATCAGGCCCGCCACCGCGGCGAACACGAGCCGTGCGGCGTCCGGGGTTGCAACAGCTGTCATAAACGTTTCCTCCATTTTTTGATGTTTTGTGTGCTTTGGGTCTTATTTCAGCGCCGTCCCCGCAGACGGACACCGGATTTCGATGGTTTTTATAGGTGAAGCAATATCCGCTTTTTTGTTTTTGGCGTAACTTTATCCAGACCGTTCAGCAAAACAACGCTGAACAGTTGATTTTTGTTTTTGGTTTTTATCGCAAACGAAGCGTTTTTACTCCATATATGCACCCTTCATGGGGCTGACGGCGTGCTGAGAGTAGAGTTTCAGCAGGCCCTTGGTGTACTTGGGAGCCTTGGGCTTCCAGTTGGCACGGCGCTGGGCAAGGATAGCCTCCATCTCTTCGGGGGTCTTTTCCTCACCGTTCACGCCCACGATGGCAAGCTGGCGGTTCGGCACATCGATGCGGATGAGATCGCCCTCTTCCACCAGAGCGATAGGGCCGCCCACAGCGGCCTCCGGGCTGACATGGCCGATGACCGGGCCGCGGCTTGCGCCGGAGAAGCGGCCGTCGGTGATGAGCGCCACGCTGGAAGCCAGCTTCGGGTCGGCGCAGATGGCCTCGCCGGTGTAGAACATCTCGGGCATGCCGCTGCCGCGGGGGCCTTCGTAACGGATGAAGATGGCATCTCCGGGCTGGACCTGCTTGTTCAGAACGGCACTGATGCACTCTTCCTCGCTGTCAAAGGGCTTTGCGCGCAGGGTGGCGTGGAACATGTTCTTGGGGCAGGCGGTGTGCTTGATGACACTGCCCTCCGGGGCCAGATTGCCCTTCAGGATAGCAATGCTGCCGTCGGTGCCCTTGGCGTTGTCAAAGCTGTGGATGATGTCCTCGCGGGTGACTTTGATGCCCAGACCCTTGGTCTTTTCCTGCAGGATCTCGTCGCAGTGCTCGTAGAAGCCGTTCTTCTTCAGGTCTTCCAGGTTTTCGCCCAGCGTCTTGCCGGTGACAGTCATCACGTCCAGATGCAGCATGGACTTGATCTCTTCCATCACGCGGGGCACGCCGCCTGCATAGTAGAAGTACTGTGCGGGCCAGTCGCCGGAGGGACGGATGTTCAGCAGATAGTGTGCGCCGCGGTGCATCCGGTCAAAGGTGTCGGCATCGATCTCAAAGCCGAACTCGTGTGCAATGGCGGGCAGATGCATGGTGGCATTGGTGGAGCCGGAGATGGCGGCGTGCACCATGATGGCATTCTCGAAGCTCTTCATGGTGACGATGTCCTTGGCCTTGATGCCCTCGGCCACCAGCTTCATCACCTGAACGCCGGCATCATAGGCAGCCTGCTTCAGCTCCGGGGCGGTGGCCGGCATCAGGGCGGTGCCGGGCAGCATCAGGCCCAGAGCCTCGGCCATGATCTGCATGGTAGAAGCGGTGCCCATAAAGGAGCAGGCACCGCAGCTGGGGCAGGCATTGTGCTTGTAGTAGTCCAGCTGCTCGTTGGGGATCACGCCCGTCTTTTCCCATGCGTCGAACTTGCCGATCTGTTCCAGCGTCAGCAGGTCGTTGATGGCGCAGGCGGGGTCGTTGACCACGTACTTCTTGGGCAGGGTGTGGGCTTCCATCACGCCGCCGGTGACCACGATGGCGCTCATATCCTTCAGGCGGCCAATGCTCATCAGCATGGCCGGCATGGACTTGTCGCAGCTGGCGATGAACACACCGCCGTCGTACACGGTGGCGTTGGCCTGAGCCTCCACCAGATTCACGATGGCGTCACGGTGGGGCAGCGAGTAGTTGATGCCGTCGTGGCCCTGTGCGATGCCGTCGCACATATCGGTTGCAAAATAGCGTGCAGCCTTGCCGCCGTGGGTGTTGACTGCCTGTACAGCCTCCTTCACGAACTGATCCAGATGGGCGCTGCCGGGGTGGCTGTCGCCAAAGGTGCTCTCCACCATGATCTGGGGCTTTGCAAGGTCGTCCACCTTCCAGCCCATGCCGATCTTCAGCGGATCGTTTTCCGGTGCCAGTTTACGCACTGCCTGAGAACGCAGTTCCATGATCGTACCTCCAAAATACTCTTTTTCTGCTTTGCAAATCGTCCTTTTGACTGTCGGACATCTTACATATTCATTTTAATCGAATCCCGCCTCGTTTGCAAGTTGTCGCAGTCAGAACCCACTTTATAACAATAACCAGCCCAGTTTTTCGTGCATATTGCTCTGAAATCTTGGATACATCATATAATCTAATCAGTTTTTCGACTTTTCTGTATCATTCGTCTTAAAAAGTCATCAGACAACTTCAGGCATAAAAAGTCCCCGCACAGACCTTGCACTGTGCGGGGACGTAAAATGCGGCGGCATCAGGTTTCCCATTCGCCGTCGTAAAGCTTTCGGATGCAGTTGCGGTTGAAGTTCAGGTGCATCACCATGGCAGACCGGGCGCCAATGGGGTCATGCCGGGCAATGGCTTCAGTGATCATGCGGTGGGTCAGGATGGTCTCCTCCGTCAGCTTTTTGTGGGTAACATTCACGAACATCATGACCGCCGTATCGATAATGGGGATGAGCTGTTCCACCACCATGTTCTTGCTGCTCTCGGCAATGCAGGTATGGAATGCGATGTCGTCCTCAATGTACAGATCACCGCTGTGGATCTTGCTCTCCACCCGGTCGCACAGGCGCTGGATGCGCTCGATGTCCTCGTCGGAAGCGTTCAGCGCTGCCATCTCGGCCATGCCCGGTTCCAGCAGCAGACGCACATTGACAAGATCCAGTGCCAGCGCGTTCTTGTCCTGCACACTGCGCAGGTTCAGCGGGTCCGAAAGGCCCTTGGCGGTCGTGACCACATAGGTGCCGGAGCCCCGCCGCACCTCCACGATGCCCTTGCTGGAAAGCAGCTTCACGGCTTCGCGCACCGTGCTGCGGCCCACACCGAATTTTTCGCCCAGTTCAAATTCATTGGGCAGCTTGGCTCCCGGCTCCAGCGGGGTATCCAGAATATAGTGGTAAATTTCGTCCTCCACCTGTTCGGCAAGGAGTTTGTTTTTCAGATGGGAAAATTCGCTCATGGGTGTTCCCTCCCCTGTTTTTTAATTTATTATAAGGCAGGGCAGCAGACAAAAGCAAGGGCTGTCCTCATTCACAGACAGCCCTTGCTTTTGGGTATTTTATTCGTTTGCGGCCTTTTCCAGCTCCGCTTCCTCTGCGGCGGCTTCGGCCTCCTCCTGCTTCTGGTACTCTAGGAAAGCCGACCACATGGGTTCGATGTCCTTGCCCTTCACCCGGCGGTCGAAGTAGTTGCGGGTGATGTCCACCACAGTGCCGGACAGCACCAGCACGCCGATCAGGTTCGGAATCATCATCAGACCGTTGAAAGTGTCGGAAAGATCCCACGCAAGGCCCAGCTTCATGGTGGCACCCACCACGGTCATGCACACAAAGACCACCTTGTAGATGCGGCTGCCGGTGGTGCCGAAGAGATACTCCACGGCCTTGGTGCCGTAGTGGCTCCAGCCAAGCGTAGTGGAGTAGGCAAACAGCAGAATGGAAACAGCAATGAACTTGGGGCCAAAGCTGCCAAATGCGGCGGTGAAGGCCTGACCCACCAATGCGTTGTCCTGCACACCGGCCAGTACAGCGCCGCTCTGCAGGTCCACCACGCCGGTGGTCAGGATGACCAGAGCAGTGAGCGTGCAGACCACGATGGTATCGGCAAACACCTCAAACACGCCCCACATGCCCTGATGCACCGGCTCCTTGACGTTGGAAGCGGAGTTGACCATGACGGCAGAGCCGAGACCGGCTTCGTTGGAGAAGGCACCGCGCTTGAAGCCCCAGGTGATGGTCTGGCTGATGCCGTAGCCCAGCGCACCGCCGCCTGCCGCGTTCAGGTTGAACGCACCCTTGAAAATAGCCGCAAATGCCGCTGGGATGTTGCCCGCGTGCAGCACTACGATGATGAGCGCGCCTGCAATGTAGAACAGGGCCATGAGCGGCACCAGCTTTTCGGTAACAGCGGCAACGCGCTTCAAACCGCCAATAACGATAAGGGCCGTGACCACCATCAGGCACAGGCCGGTGACGAGGGTCGGTACGCCAAAAGCAGCGTTCATGTTGCCCGCGATGGAATTGATCTGGCTCATGTTGCCAATGCCGAAGGAAGCCAGAATGCAGAAACAGGCAAACAGCACTGCCAGCACCTTGCCCAGCTGTTTGCAGCCCTTCTTTGCGCCAAGACCATCGGTGAGGTAGTACATGGCACCGCCCGACCACTCGCCTTTTTCGTTTTTGCGGCGGTAGTACACGCCCAGCACATTCTCCGAAAAGCTGGTCATCATGCCAAGCAATGCCATGACCCACATCCAGAAGATGGCACCCGGCCCACCGGAAACGATGGCCGTTGCCACACCCACGATGTTGCCGGTGCCGATGGTGCCCGCCAGCGCCGTGCACATGCTCTGGAACTGGCTGATGGCCATATCCTCCTTGCTGGTGTGCGCGGTGATGTCCTTGTTGGTGAAGATCGCGCCGATGGTGTGCCGGAGCCAGTAGCCCATTTTGCGGAACTGGAAAAAGCCCGTGCGGGCGCTCATCCAGAAGCCGGTGCAGAACAGCAGTGCCAGACCAAACGGCCCCCACACCACGCCATTGATGGCATTGTTCACCTGCGTGATCATCTCGACCATTCTCTCTTTCCCCCTATACACAAAACAAAAGCGGACAGAACCCACCAAAGGCTCTGCCCGCAAAATTCGGAGCGCTCTCATTTTCCGCAGCCGGGGTGCGCCGCATTCCCGGCTGCGCCCCATTGCGCAAAGACGATGGCTCTGTCCTTTTGCCTGAGAGATACAGCCGCTTTCCCTGCGGCCTTACACCTTCGGCACCCACTTTACAAGCGGGCTTCTCCAGAGTGCACGGTCTTTCCCCGCCGTGCACGTCTTTTTCAGTTCTTCCGGCGCACAGTTGTACGCGATAGAAAGACTATACCATATTCTGTCCTTGTGCGCAAGACATTTTGTATATCATACGCTGCTTTTTCATCTGTTATGCCGACAGATGAATTTTGTTTTGGTATTACTTTTATCCTCCCTCATCATAGCGCTGCCATAAATTTATTTTACTTTTCTTTCGGCTCCGCGCCTTCAAACCCCCGGGCTTTGCCATCCGGGCTGGCATCGCCGTTTTCTTTCGCGGTCTCATAAGAATCTGTGCCGTAATAGGCGCTGGCGGGGCCGATCTCCAGCCAGAAGTTCTCCCGTTCTTTCTCTGTGGTCGGTGCTGTCTCTTTTTTGTTTTTCATCTGCAAACGCCTCCTTTTCTGCATAAAGTCTTGCCTGCAGGCCAAAGCTTTATGCAAAGGAAAGGCGGTGTATCCCATGCGCAGTGGAGGTTGGAAGCCCTTTTGGGCAGCACTGTTTGCTTCGCTGCTGGTGCTGGTGCCGCTGGTGGGCGGCACGGTGCTGCTGTCCCGTCAGCAGCTGCGCACCCAGCTGCGGCAGGCTGCCCGCAGCGAGAGCGGTGTGCCCATCCAGCTGCCCAAGACCACCGACCAGCTCACTGTGCTGCTGTGCGTCTCCGGCGAACAGCCCGGCTTTGTGCTGGCCTACCTGAACGCCAGCCAGAACTGCGTGCATCTGCTCAGCGTGCCTGCCGTGCTCACCGTGCCTTTTGCAGAAGAAGAAACATCCCTTGCCCGCTGCTATGCCGCCGCTGGCCCGGCCCGCTGCCGCGAAGCGCTGGCACAGGTGCTGGCCCTGCCGGAGGGCACAAGGTATCTGGCCTTTTCTCCCGATGTGCTGGAGCGCATTGCCAGCCGGTACGGGCCGGTGCGGGTGGGCTTTACCGGCGCACTGACCGAGGAAGAGCTTGCCCGCTATGGCCGCAGCCGGGCCGTGCAGGGCATTTCCGCCGGGGACGCGCACGAATTCCTGTGCCAGTTGCAGGCCGACGAAGCTTTTTCACCAGTACGTACCGCAGCGGCCCGCGCTGCCGTGTGGGATGCGTTTCTCCGGCAGGATCTGGACCTGCTGCCCGCCACCCTGCCGGATGCCTTGCGTGCCAGCAGTTCGGCCCTGCTCACCGACCTGACCGCGCTGGACTATGACGCTTTGGAACGCACACTGGAATTTCTTGCCAACAACAGCGCCGCTGTGGCGGCGCAGGCCCTGCCCGGCCAGTGGAATGCCGCCAGCGGCACTTACACGGTCACGGATGCTTCCCGCGCTGCCATG
Above is a genomic segment from Faecalibacterium taiwanense containing:
- the ilvD gene encoding dihydroxy-acid dehydratase — encoded protein: MELRSQAVRKLAPENDPLKIGMGWKVDDLAKPQIMVESTFGDSHPGSAHLDQFVKEAVQAVNTHGGKAARYFATDMCDGIAQGHDGINYSLPHRDAIVNLVEAQANATVYDGGVFIASCDKSMPAMLMSIGRLKDMSAIVVTGGVMEAHTLPKKYVVNDPACAINDLLTLEQIGKFDAWEKTGVIPNEQLDYYKHNACPSCGACSFMGTASTMQIMAEALGLMLPGTALMPATAPELKQAAYDAGVQVMKLVAEGIKAKDIVTMKSFENAIMVHAAISGSTNATMHLPAIAHEFGFEIDADTFDRMHRGAHYLLNIRPSGDWPAQYFYYAGGVPRVMEEIKSMLHLDVMTVTGKTLGENLEDLKKNGFYEHCDEILQEKTKGLGIKVTREDIIHSFDNAKGTDGSIAILKGNLAPEGSVIKHTACPKNMFHATLRAKPFDSEEECISAVLNKQVQPGDAIFIRYEGPRGSGMPEMFYTGEAICADPKLASSVALITDGRFSGASRGPVIGHVSPEAAVGGPIALVEEGDLIRIDVPNRQLAIVGVNGEEKTPEEMEAILAQRRANWKPKAPKYTKGLLKLYSQHAVSPMKGAYME
- a CDS encoding FadR/GntR family transcriptional regulator, which encodes MSEFSHLKNKLLAEQVEDEIYHYILDTPLEPGAKLPNEFELGEKFGVGRSTVREAVKLLSSKGIVEVRRGSGTYVVTTAKGLSDPLNLRSVQDKNALALDLVNVRLLLEPGMAEMAALNASDEDIERIQRLCDRVESKIHSGDLYIEDDIAFHTCIAESSKNMVVEQLIPIIDTAVMMFVNVTHKKLTEETILTHRMITEAIARHDPIGARSAMVMHLNFNRNCIRKLYDGEWET
- a CDS encoding sodium:alanine symporter family protein, whose product is MVEMITQVNNAINGVVWGPFGLALLFCTGFWMSARTGFFQFRKMGYWLRHTIGAIFTNKDITAHTSKEDMAISQFQSMCTALAGTIGTGNIVGVATAIVSGGPGAIFWMWVMALLGMMTSFSENVLGVYYRRKNEKGEWSGGAMYYLTDGLGAKKGCKQLGKVLAVLFACFCILASFGIGNMSQINSIAGNMNAAFGVPTLVTGLCLMVVTALIVIGGLKRVAAVTEKLVPLMALFYIAGALIIVVLHAGNIPAAFAAIFKGAFNLNAAGGGALGYGISQTITWGFKRGAFSNEAGLGSAVMVNSASNVKEPVHQGMWGVFEVFADTIVVCTLTALVILTTGVVDLQSGAVLAGVQDNALVGQAFTAAFGSFGPKFIAVSILLFAYSTTLGWSHYGTKAVEYLFGTTGSRIYKVVFVCMTVVGATMKLGLAWDLSDTFNGLMMIPNLIGVLVLSGTVVDITRNYFDRRVKGKDIEPMWSAFLEYQKQEEAEAAAEEAELEKAANE